In one Merismopedia glauca CCAP 1448/3 genomic region, the following are encoded:
- a CDS encoding YaaW family protein codes for MDELRAVLELTTEEELQHLTQILFCRKFNPLDYLQTPEPIDVQSQDRKAWVDAVEERFRFLAADGLTVLRKRTRQVSYRQVLIQVCRYLKIPYSHKLSTIDLEAELFLNLMGKAWKRLPASEKQALTTRVQKCLIKSQCQEPLPVQLQRDPVGLIVKGGGALAISSIIQPILLQQIARQFALHFASYQVARESIIQGGVAAATQFQNYLLLQTAGRGMAVNAARYGTVRSALGLLGPVMWMWFFADLGWRAIATNYGRIIPTIIYLAQIRLTRA; via the coding sequence TTGGACGAACTGAGAGCAGTGTTGGAGTTAACGACAGAAGAAGAACTGCAACACCTGACGCAAATTCTGTTTTGTCGTAAATTCAACCCACTGGATTATTTACAAACCCCTGAACCAATAGATGTGCAAAGCCAAGATAGAAAAGCTTGGGTTGATGCGGTAGAAGAAAGATTCCGGTTTTTGGCTGCTGATGGGTTAACAGTGTTAAGAAAGCGGACTCGTCAAGTGAGCTATAGGCAAGTATTAATTCAGGTGTGTCGTTATCTGAAAATTCCTTATTCTCATAAGCTCTCTACCATAGACTTAGAAGCGGAGCTATTTCTCAATTTGATGGGAAAAGCTTGGAAACGTCTGCCAGCTTCAGAAAAACAAGCTCTCACGACCAGAGTGCAGAAATGTCTCATCAAATCTCAGTGTCAAGAGCCTTTACCCGTACAGCTACAAAGAGATCCGGTTGGCTTGATCGTCAAGGGTGGCGGTGCTTTAGCTATTAGTTCAATTATTCAACCCATTTTATTGCAACAAATAGCTCGTCAATTTGCCCTTCATTTTGCTAGCTATCAAGTAGCCAGAGAAAGTATCATTCAAGGTGGAGTGGCGGCAGCGACTCAGTTTCAAAATTATCTGTTGTTGCAAACAGCAGGTAGAGGAATGGCGGTTAATGCGGCTCGTTATGGCACTGTTAGGAGTGCTTTGGGTTTACTCGGTCCAGTGATGTGGATGTGGTTTTTCGCGGATTTGGGTTGGAGGGCGATCGCCACTAACTATGGTCGCATCATTCCTACTATCATATATTTAGCACAAATTAGACTAACTAGAGC
- a CDS encoding protein disulfide isomerase family protein: MLKSNLKKNLIFLSLYSTVALVSGCDGLADATNSNEMLLLTTQKLEDKPPNYRPIPHRYDNVKQVAKSSPNYPPITTTSNKSQIALAKHLRRKRVKFYGAWWCPHCHEQKELFGKPAFKLVRYIECADANEGRQQTPVCAKAKIQAYPTWRIKSKTVEGVQSLETLANLSGYRGSRNFTSP; the protein is encoded by the coding sequence ATGCTTAAATCCAATTTAAAGAAAAATTTAATCTTCTTAAGCTTGTATAGCACAGTTGCGTTGGTGAGTGGGTGTGATGGATTAGCAGATGCCACAAATTCCAATGAGATGCTATTGTTAACCACTCAAAAGCTAGAAGATAAGCCACCTAATTACAGACCTATTCCTCATAGATACGATAACGTTAAGCAAGTTGCGAAATCTAGCCCAAATTATCCACCTATTACTACTACTTCTAATAAATCTCAAATTGCCTTAGCGAAACACTTGAGGCGAAAAAGAGTCAAATTTTATGGCGCTTGGTGGTGTCCTCATTGTCACGAACAAAAAGAGTTATTTGGTAAACCAGCTTTTAAGTTGGTGAGATATATTGAATGTGCTGATGCCAACGAAGGCAGACAACAAACACCTGTTTGTGCCAAGGCAAAAATTCAAGCTTATCCCACTTGGAGAATTAAAAGCAAAACAGTTGAAGGGGTTCAATCTTTAGAAACTCTAGCTAATTTATCTGGCTATCGCGGTAGCCGCAATTTCACATCTCCTTAA
- a CDS encoding type IV pilin-like G/H family protein has protein sequence MIYPVYVKVPLVTGVVVSLISISITSGISQTVEKQILGTWQTEVKGQKILFVFTSENKLFVVSPTKFEDPEQKSPPLTAIEFKYQINSQTQPIQLDFFDGSNPKDKALTILEIAQDNSLKIQLEGVQPNQPRPTDFVPNATIFARVSNSTILPANVVRVDKLQEYIARENQNSAKINVLYEIRAVNRNQTAYRAEKSRFANTFDALALEILRGKSRYQTTDYSYQLFGRKNRAYITAAAKTKGLQSYVGATFFYLNSAKQSVISSIICETEKPTKTPPKFPKFVGGNNPIKCPIGSKQVD, from the coding sequence ATGATTTATCCTGTTTATGTTAAAGTTCCTCTAGTTACTGGTGTAGTAGTTTCTCTAATTTCTATTTCTATTACTTCTGGTATTTCTCAAACAGTAGAAAAGCAAATATTAGGAACTTGGCAAACTGAAGTAAAAGGTCAGAAAATTTTATTTGTTTTCACTTCTGAAAATAAACTATTCGTAGTTTCTCCAACTAAGTTTGAAGACCCAGAGCAGAAATCTCCACCTTTAACGGCAATCGAATTTAAGTATCAAATTAACAGTCAAACTCAACCCATACAATTGGATTTTTTTGATGGTTCTAACCCTAAAGATAAAGCACTTACAATTTTAGAAATAGCTCAAGATAACTCTCTAAAAATTCAATTAGAAGGAGTTCAACCCAATCAACCTCGTCCTACTGACTTTGTTCCAAATGCTACCATTTTTGCCAGAGTATCTAACTCAACTATATTACCGGCTAATGTGGTGAGAGTAGATAAACTGCAAGAGTACATAGCTAGAGAAAACCAAAATTCAGCTAAAATAAATGTTCTTTATGAGATTCGTGCTGTTAATAGAAATCAGACAGCATACCGTGCTGAAAAATCTCGATTTGCCAATACTTTTGACGCTCTAGCATTAGAGATTCTCCGAGGAAAAAGCAGATACCAAACAACTGATTATTCATACCAGCTATTTGGTCGAAAAAATCGAGCTTATATTACTGCTGCTGCGAAAACTAAGGGTTTACAGAGTTACGTAGGTGCTACTTTCTTTTACCTTAATTCTGCGAAGCAATCGGTTATATCAAGTATAATTTGTGAAACCGAAAAACCTACTAAAACTCCACCTAAATTCCCTAAGTTTGTCGGTGGAAATAACCCAATTAAATGCCCGATTGGTTCTAAACAAGTAGATTAA
- a CDS encoding DUF2301 domain-containing membrane protein, with amino-acid sequence MSEATVYQGQFGEFRIDKSDRLSVIIYRAGLMVAAVCFGIATFLAIKFPTDTTVLNAITFLYATFCIGLAVSLATIHIYLAPLHRLLQVFLGIGAVSSVVIGLQSSEPLALYVYNHPLTLFGVGFTFAALTGIYFKEGMCFNRLETKLLTPIVPALLLGHLFGVLPLVVEQTLLSIWAILFMVFAVRKLVQAIDPDIGDKSVFAYLKAQKKGNKLQST; translated from the coding sequence ATGTCAGAAGCCACTGTATATCAAGGTCAATTTGGCGAGTTTAGAATTGATAAAAGCGATCGCCTGAGTGTTATTATTTACCGTGCTGGTTTAATGGTAGCTGCTGTCTGTTTTGGTATTGCTACCTTTTTAGCCATCAAATTTCCCACAGACACCACTGTATTAAACGCAATTACCTTCCTATATGCTACTTTTTGTATAGGTTTAGCAGTTAGTCTCGCTACCATCCATATTTATTTAGCACCTCTACACCGACTTTTACAGGTATTTCTAGGAATCGGTGCAGTCAGTTCGGTTGTAATTGGGTTACAAAGTTCCGAACCTTTAGCATTATATGTCTACAACCATCCCTTAACTTTGTTCGGCGTTGGGTTTACTTTCGCTGCTTTGACAGGGATTTATTTCAAAGAAGGGATGTGTTTCAATCGACTTGAAACTAAACTCCTCACACCGATAGTTCCAGCTTTATTGCTAGGACATTTATTTGGTGTTTTACCTTTAGTTGTAGAACAAACATTACTCAGTATTTGGGCAATTTTGTTTATGGTATTTGCCGTGCGGAAACTCGTACAGGCGATCGATCCAGATATCGGTGATAAGAGCGTTTTTGCCTATTTAAAAGCCCAGAAAAAAGGGAATAAATTACAGTCAACTTAA
- a CDS encoding SAM hydrolase/SAM-dependent halogenase family protein, whose product MNSSAIASNNSPKAGIALLTDFGLSDVYVGVMHGVIAQIDPNIQVIDLTHQIPAQNIAAARYCLMEAYPYFPSGTVYIAVVDPGVGSQRRSVAVQLTKGYLVGPDNGIFSGVLSQHHAILAVELTNSQYWRTSAPSTTFHGRDIFAPVGAHLASGIPLLELGTKIDAQSLVTLSLSPYHLMGNRIDGVIQYVDGFGNLITNIPHQAVTEKSWWVEVQERKIPSHNSYSDVNVGEPVAVMGSHGWVEIAVNCGNAGLKLQIGWGDRVRVILEDR is encoded by the coding sequence GTGAACAGCAGTGCGATCGCTTCCAATAACTCCCCCAAGGCGGGTATCGCTTTACTGACAGATTTTGGTTTGAGTGACGTGTATGTCGGGGTAATGCATGGGGTAATTGCTCAAATCGATCCAAATATTCAAGTTATCGATTTAACACACCAAATCCCTGCCCAAAACATTGCGGCGGCGAGGTATTGTTTAATGGAGGCTTACCCATATTTCCCTTCAGGAACGGTTTATATTGCAGTAGTCGATCCTGGAGTCGGGAGTCAGAGAAGATCCGTAGCGGTGCAATTAACGAAAGGATATTTAGTCGGACCAGATAATGGGATATTTAGTGGTGTTTTAAGTCAACATCACGCTATATTAGCTGTAGAATTAACTAATAGTCAGTATTGGCGCACTTCAGCACCTAGTACAACCTTTCATGGTAGAGATATTTTTGCTCCTGTAGGCGCACATTTAGCCAGTGGTATTCCGTTACTAGAGTTGGGAACCAAAATTGATGCCCAGAGTTTAGTCACTCTCTCTCTTTCTCCATACCATCTCATGGGAAATCGGATTGATGGTGTAATTCAGTATGTAGATGGTTTTGGAAATTTAATTACCAACATTCCTCACCAAGCAGTAACAGAAAAAAGCTGGTGGGTAGAAGTTCAAGAGAGAAAAATTCCCAGTCACAATAGCTATAGTGATGTGAATGTAGGAGAACCTGTAGCTGTGATGGGAAGTCATGGATGGGTGGAAATTGCCGTTAACTGTGGAAATGCTGGGTTGAAGTTACAAATTGGTTGGGGCGATCGTGTGCGAGTTATCCTGGAAGATAGATAG
- the pirA gene encoding arginine synthesis PII-interacting regulator PirA → MNKNRQDLLKQTAAAHRDNLRKNLQHRLEVARSRGDQDLVRQLEAEANYLR, encoded by the coding sequence ATGAACAAAAATCGCCAAGACCTATTAAAGCAAACTGCTGCTGCCCACCGCGACAACTTGCGGAAAAACTTGCAACACAGATTGGAAGTTGCTAGATCTAGAGGCGATCAAGACTTAGTGCGTCAACTAGAAGCTGAAGCCAACTACCTGAGATAA
- a CDS encoding TldD/PmbA family protein produces MSSAIAIPSFTAYTGNRDPRVHISMQEQLQAAVSRYQKQVDYLELRLDQSESTSISFRGAQLDAIDRSFSLSGGIRACHKGGWSFVTFNGVEELNDRIEEAISQAKLVGTETTSLAPVETIQDYVKLEIKRDPRGVSLDEKRRIVEEYNRLLLEFDPRIQTTSASLGDRAGISYFVNSQGSCIVQEKLSISGGFGAIARGEGGIVRQGYESFYSRSDFNDVVGIEDRIRSAAERAIRQLEAKPVKGGQHTVVLDPYLAGVFIHEAFGHLSEADFVYENPRMQELLVLGKPLGIEQLNVVDDATIPGLPGSLKYDDEGVPAQRKYLIKDGILSQRLHSRETAGKMHEAPTGNARALNAAYPPIVRMTNTGIEAGEHTFEEMIKDIEEGVYAVRMLGGQTNGEMFTFSAAEGYNIRNGKIAEPVSDVTLSGNVFQTLKDIEAIGNDSVYLNGGCGKGGQMPLAVSVGGPHLRIKNVVVGGR; encoded by the coding sequence TTGAGCAGTGCGATCGCCATCCCCTCATTCACCGCCTACACTGGAAATAGAGATCCTAGGGTACATATTTCCATGCAAGAGCAATTACAAGCGGCAGTTTCCCGTTACCAAAAACAAGTTGATTACCTGGAACTTCGGTTAGACCAGAGCGAATCTACATCTATTTCCTTTCGTGGCGCTCAATTAGATGCGATAGACCGCAGTTTCTCGCTCTCTGGGGGGATTAGGGCTTGTCATAAGGGGGGATGGAGTTTTGTCACTTTCAACGGCGTAGAGGAGCTAAACGATCGCATAGAAGAAGCAATTTCTCAGGCTAAGCTAGTCGGAACTGAAACCACGAGTTTAGCGCCTGTGGAAACGATCCAGGATTATGTGAAACTGGAGATTAAACGAGATCCGCGCGGGGTATCTTTAGATGAAAAGCGTCGCATCGTCGAAGAATACAACCGCTTGCTCCTGGAATTTGACCCCAGAATTCAAACTACTTCTGCTAGTTTAGGCGATCGCGCTGGTATCAGCTACTTTGTCAATTCCCAAGGAAGTTGTATCGTTCAAGAAAAGTTGAGTATCTCTGGTGGATTTGGGGCGATCGCTCGTGGAGAAGGGGGCATAGTTCGCCAAGGTTACGAAAGCTTCTATTCTCGCTCTGATTTTAACGATGTCGTTGGGATTGAAGATCGGATTCGTTCGGCAGCAGAACGCGCTATTCGGCAATTGGAAGCAAAACCAGTCAAAGGCGGACAGCATACGGTAGTTTTAGATCCATATCTGGCTGGCGTATTCATTCACGAGGCTTTCGGACATCTTTCGGAAGCTGATTTTGTCTACGAAAACCCCAGAATGCAAGAGTTACTGGTTTTGGGTAAACCCTTGGGAATCGAACAGCTAAATGTAGTAGACGACGCAACTATTCCTGGTTTACCTGGTTCGTTGAAATACGATGATGAGGGAGTACCAGCACAACGCAAATATCTAATTAAAGATGGCATCCTCTCCCAACGCCTCCACAGTCGGGAAACTGCTGGCAAGATGCACGAAGCGCCTACTGGTAACGCCAGGGCTTTAAATGCTGCTTATCCCCCAATTGTACGGATGACAAATACAGGGATTGAAGCTGGAGAGCATACCTTTGAAGAGATGATTAAAGATATCGAAGAAGGAGTATATGCAGTCAGAATGCTAGGGGGACAAACTAATGGAGAAATGTTCACCTTCTCTGCTGCTGAAGGCTATAACATCCGCAATGGGAAAATAGCAGAACCTGTCAGCGATGTGACTCTAAGCGGTAATGTATTCCAAACTTTGAAGGATATTGAGGCGATCGGTAACGATTCAGTTTATCTGAATGGAGGTTGCGGGAAAGGGGGACAAATGCCCTTAGCTGTGAGTGTCGGGGGACCTCATTTGAGAATTAAAAACGTGGTAGTCGGTGGTAGGTAA
- a CDS encoding type II toxin-antitoxin system Phd/YefM family antitoxin: protein MIPVNEAQQQLPDLIDSVSQSHQPIVIAGESSNAVLLSEADWESVQETLYLLSIPGMRESIREGLATPIEQCDRHPLIHRLHWK, encoded by the coding sequence ATGATCCCTGTAAATGAAGCTCAACAACAGTTGCCAGATTTGATAGATTCGGTGAGTCAGTCCCATCAACCCATTGTTATTGCAGGAGAAAGTAGCAATGCAGTACTATTATCTGAAGCTGATTGGGAATCGGTGCAGGAAACGTTATATCTTCTCTCAATTCCAGGGATGCGAGAATCAATTCGGGAAGGACTAGCAACACCGATTGAGCAGTGCGATCGCCATCCCCTCATTCACCGCCTACACTGGAAATAG
- a CDS encoding ribbon-helix-helix domain-containing protein, translating into MKTAISLPDSVFEEAESLSRELGISRSQLYTKALKAYLRKYNRDQILNKLNQIYDEESSQPDQVLLKMQLMLLPSDDW; encoded by the coding sequence ATGAAAACAGCGATTTCACTACCAGACTCAGTTTTTGAAGAGGCAGAATCACTTTCCAGAGAGCTAGGTATATCCCGTAGTCAGCTTTACACAAAGGCATTGAAAGCGTATTTACGAAAATATAACCGCGATCAAATTTTAAATAAACTAAATCAAATCTATGATGAAGAATCTTCTCAACCAGACCAAGTTTTATTAAAGATGCAACTTATGTTGCTACCAAGTGATGATTGGTAG
- a CDS encoding sensor histidine kinase, with the protein MTFSQAGRRDRILVVDDIYDNLLVVQAILEEQDYELILEPDSQRGLALAQAEPPDLLLLDVMMPGLDGYEFTRCLRRNSSLPFFPILLITAHDRSSVVQGLDAGADEFIRKPVDPDELEARVRCLLRLKHSIDERDSMAKLREDFASRLAHDLRTPLVAANRLLKLMREGRYFEVSSPLDQMIDSMIGSNQDLLQMVNNLVEIYRHEANYKNFDFVRFNLCELVQEVVQNLRVLAEDKGLRLELDAAEYTEIYVMGDRSELRRVFTNIIGNGIKFTEAGRVNVALSTDSTEVAIQIQDTGSGIAQSDRSQLFQRFRQGQHNLSESGLGLYLSRHILDAHEGKIEVESELGKGTTFTVKLPLSSLI; encoded by the coding sequence ATGACTTTCTCTCAAGCTGGTAGACGCGATCGCATTTTAGTGGTAGATGATATCTACGACAATTTGTTAGTCGTCCAAGCTATTCTGGAAGAGCAAGATTACGAACTGATTTTGGAGCCAGATAGTCAAAGAGGTTTAGCATTAGCTCAAGCAGAACCTCCCGATCTATTACTGTTAGATGTGATGATGCCGGGACTCGATGGTTATGAGTTTACCCGTTGCCTGCGTCGAAATTCATCTCTACCCTTCTTCCCTATCTTACTGATTACGGCTCACGATCGCTCTAGTGTAGTACAAGGATTAGATGCAGGTGCAGATGAATTTATTCGTAAACCTGTAGATCCAGATGAACTTGAAGCCAGAGTCAGATGTCTGTTAAGGCTCAAACATAGCATTGATGAACGAGACTCTATGGCAAAGTTAAGAGAAGATTTTGCCTCCCGTTTAGCTCACGATTTGCGTACCCCATTAGTAGCAGCTAATCGCCTCCTCAAATTGATGCGTGAAGGCAGATATTTTGAGGTTAGCTCACCTTTAGATCAAATGATTGACAGTATGATTGGTAGCAATCAAGATTTGCTGCAAATGGTGAATAACTTAGTTGAAATTTATCGCCACGAAGCTAATTATAAAAACTTTGACTTTGTTCGTTTTAACCTGTGCGAATTGGTTCAGGAAGTCGTCCAGAATTTAAGAGTTTTAGCCGAAGATAAAGGTTTAAGATTAGAACTAGATGCCGCAGAATATACAGAGATTTATGTGATGGGCGATCGCAGCGAGTTGCGTCGTGTCTTTACTAATATTATCGGTAATGGGATTAAATTTACAGAAGCTGGACGAGTTAATGTGGCTTTAAGTACCGATTCCACCGAGGTGGCAATTCAAATTCAAGACACAGGATCGGGAATTGCTCAAAGCGATCGCTCTCAACTATTCCAACGTTTTCGTCAAGGACAACATAACTTATCTGAAAGTGGTTTAGGCTTGTATTTATCGCGCCATATTCTAGATGCTCATGAAGGTAAAATTGAGGTAGAATCTGAATTAGGCAAAGGTACGACATTTACGGTTAAGCTCCCCTTGAGTAGTTTAATATGA
- a CDS encoding ATP-binding response regulator has product MDEILKILVVDDDEVDRIAVHRAFKKIGINVTIHEAVDSIEAIALLDATTYDCIFLDYFLPGKDGLSIVKEIRDLGNRVPLIVLTGQGDEQTAVELMKAGASDYLNKSRISGELLLKTVQNAIRIYKAEQQIERFNLELRKTNEQLKRQNQELEFRQQQIHLQNLKLVAASELKSRFLATMSHELKTPLNAIIAFSQILLRKTKDKLTKSEADMVERIFNNGQNLLVLINDILDLSRIEVGKLQISPEPFDITQLVTITVDELRSLSEQKKLSIEVDLNIQNHEIVNDLNRVRQVLVNLISNAIKFTESGGVTIELKEICPEKIEISVRDTGIGIRQEDMDDIFEPFHQINQSNSRNYLGTGLGLAITNSLLKMMQGSISVESEVGKGSVFRVELPRYVSSQIVNLVV; this is encoded by the coding sequence ATGGATGAAATCTTAAAAATTCTCGTTGTTGACGATGATGAAGTAGATAGAATCGCAGTGCATCGGGCATTTAAAAAAATAGGAATTAATGTTACCATTCACGAGGCTGTAGATAGTATTGAAGCGATCGCTCTGCTAGATGCTACTACTTATGATTGTATTTTTCTAGATTACTTTCTTCCAGGAAAAGATGGTTTATCTATAGTCAAAGAAATTAGGGATTTGGGTAATAGAGTACCTTTGATAGTGTTGACAGGACAAGGAGACGAACAAACAGCAGTAGAATTGATGAAAGCTGGAGCATCAGACTATCTGAATAAATCTCGAATTAGTGGCGAATTATTATTAAAGACTGTCCAAAACGCGATCCGGATCTATAAAGCCGAACAGCAAATAGAACGCTTTAATTTAGAATTACGTAAAACTAATGAACAACTTAAACGCCAAAACCAAGAATTAGAGTTTAGACAACAGCAAATTCACCTGCAAAACTTAAAATTAGTCGCCGCATCTGAGTTGAAATCAAGATTTTTAGCTACGATGTCTCATGAGTTAAAAACTCCTTTAAATGCGATTATCGCTTTTTCGCAAATTCTGCTCAGAAAAACTAAAGACAAGTTGACAAAATCTGAGGCAGATATGGTAGAAAGAATATTTAATAATGGTCAAAATTTATTGGTACTAATTAATGATATCTTGGACTTATCTAGAATCGAAGTTGGTAAGCTCCAAATATCTCCCGAACCTTTTGATATAACTCAGTTAGTCACCATAACTGTGGATGAATTACGTTCTTTATCTGAGCAAAAAAAACTATCAATCGAAGTAGATTTAAACATCCAAAATCATGAGATAGTTAACGATCTAAATAGAGTTCGACAAGTTCTGGTAAATCTTATTTCTAATGCGATTAAATTTACTGAAAGTGGAGGAGTAACGATAGAATTAAAAGAGATTTGTCCTGAGAAAATTGAAATATCAGTCCGAGATACCGGAATAGGAATTAGACAAGAGGACATGGATGATATTTTTGAACCATTTCACCAAATTAACCAAAGTAATTCCCGAAATTATTTGGGTACGGGATTAGGTTTAGCGATTACTAATTCTCTTTTGAAAATGATGCAAGGTAGTATCTCGGTAGAAAGTGAAGTTGGTAAAGGTTCAGTATTTCGAGTTGAGTTACCCCGCTACGTGAGTAGCCAAATAGTTAATCTAGTTGTTTAA
- a CDS encoding response regulator, with the protein MAINNEHRLTNILLVEDDEVDIMNVKRAFKRGNIDHPLYIANNGFEALQMLLGTSSKISQIPLNRRLILLDLNMPKMGGIEFLRQLRANSHLKSIPVVVLTTSNQDRDLVEAYELNVAGYLLKPVSFSKFVEMMLSFTHYWEGSEIPNK; encoded by the coding sequence ATGGCAATTAATAATGAACACAGATTAACTAACATTCTACTAGTTGAAGATGATGAAGTAGATATAATGAATGTGAAACGTGCCTTTAAAAGAGGTAACATCGATCACCCATTATATATAGCTAACAATGGCTTTGAAGCTCTCCAAATGTTGTTAGGAACTAGTAGCAAAATATCTCAAATTCCTCTAAATCGGAGGCTAATTTTACTAGATCTAAATATGCCAAAAATGGGAGGAATCGAGTTTTTACGTCAGTTACGAGCCAATTCCCATTTGAAATCGATTCCTGTAGTAGTTTTGACTACTTCCAATCAAGATCGAGATTTGGTAGAAGCATACGAGCTAAATGTAGCTGGCTATCTGCTTAAACCAGTTAGTTTTTCCAAGTTTGTCGAAATGATGCTATCTTTCACCCACTATTGGGAGGGTTCAGAAATTCCTAATAAGTGA
- a CDS encoding sensor histidine kinase: MLFKKANALWSNLPIRYAGGTLIVIPALCLTTIMGVWIVSQQLNNSIYQDINRTRARVSNVEKLLINLLNAETGSRGFNLTHDPQYLEPYNLATSQIPIILTQLEQGSSDVPKQQKIDKVKRLSQEKLQIIINRLDLVKTNKKPPYLPPAEKKFLYEAKEVMDEIRVLVNELETEESHNLETYEQRLARIQEITRIVIWVTAGISLLIYLKIIYLFSKVDWRLAGQELELAESNSLLQGVIDNVVDGVITLNERDEIDSCNYAASTMLAYPTEEIIGQKFQSLIFPESTVKDQPLEMLFSNSNSPFLAQGNRKVGSKFPMEVSVSKLPSGNRKILIFRDITERQEAQRKLEAHVKELSRISLMLSKTNQTLMERNQELDQFAYVASHDLKAPLRAISSLSEWIEEDLGDKLAADTQYQMQLLRQRVSRMQALINGLLEYCRVGRTQTQTETVDVGVLLREIIDSLGIPSTFKVEVQPDMPKCTTKTLLLRQVFANLISNAIKHQRSSEGSVKISFKELDKFYEFGVTDTGPGIAPEYQEQIFKIFQTLEARDTQENTGIGLAIVKKIVESEGGKIQVQSDVGRGATFSFTWCKEPRDY, from the coding sequence TTGCTTTTTAAGAAAGCAAATGCTCTTTGGTCTAACTTACCAATCCGTTATGCAGGGGGAACTTTGATTGTAATTCCCGCCCTCTGCTTGACTACGATAATGGGAGTATGGATAGTTTCACAACAGCTAAATAATAGTATTTATCAAGACATAAATCGAACTAGAGCTCGAGTTTCTAATGTTGAAAAGTTACTAATTAATCTATTAAATGCTGAAACTGGGAGCCGTGGTTTTAATCTGACGCACGATCCTCAATATCTTGAACCCTATAATCTTGCCACTAGTCAAATTCCTATTATTCTAACTCAGCTAGAACAAGGATCTAGCGATGTTCCCAAACAACAAAAGATAGATAAAGTCAAGCGTTTATCTCAAGAAAAACTCCAAATAATCATAAATAGACTAGACTTAGTTAAAACTAATAAAAAACCACCATATCTACCACCCGCCGAAAAAAAATTCCTCTATGAAGCAAAAGAAGTCATGGATGAAATACGGGTGTTAGTCAATGAATTAGAAACCGAAGAATCTCATAATTTAGAAACATATGAACAACGTTTAGCTAGGATTCAAGAAATAACTCGGATCGTGATTTGGGTAACAGCAGGTATTAGTCTATTAATTTATTTAAAAATAATTTATCTTTTTAGTAAAGTTGACTGGCGTTTAGCAGGACAAGAATTAGAATTAGCTGAAAGTAACTCTTTACTACAGGGAGTGATAGATAATGTCGTAGACGGAGTAATTACCTTAAATGAACGTGATGAAATAGATAGTTGTAATTATGCTGCATCTACGATGTTGGCATATCCCACAGAGGAGATTATAGGTCAAAAGTTTCAAAGTTTAATTTTTCCGGAAAGTACAGTTAAAGATCAACCTTTGGAAATGTTATTTAGTAATTCTAATTCGCCTTTTTTAGCTCAAGGAAATCGAAAAGTAGGCAGTAAATTTCCGATGGAAGTTTCGGTGAGTAAATTACCATCTGGAAACCGGAAAATATTAATTTTTAGAGATATAACTGAGCGTCAAGAAGCTCAAAGAAAACTTGAAGCTCATGTTAAGGAATTATCTCGCATCAGCTTGATGTTATCTAAAACCAACCAAACTTTAATGGAGCGAAATCAAGAACTAGATCAATTTGCATACGTCGCTTCTCACGATCTTAAGGCTCCTTTACGTGCTATTTCTAGCCTTTCTGAATGGATAGAAGAAGATTTGGGAGATAAATTAGCAGCAGATACCCAGTATCAAATGCAGCTTTTGCGACAAAGGGTTAGTCGTATGCAAGCATTGATTAATGGATTACTAGAATACTGTAGAGTAGGTAGAACTCAAACTCAAACAGAAACTGTAGATGTTGGGGTTTTACTGAGGGAAATCATTGATTCTCTAGGAATACCATCTACTTTTAAGGTAGAAGTTCAACCCGATATGCCTAAATGCACGACAAAAACCTTATTATTGAGGCAAGTTTTTGCTAATCTAATCAGTAACGCGATTAAGCACCAGCGTAGCTCTGAAGGTAGCGTTAAAATTTCATTTAAAGAGTTAGATAAATTTTACGAGTTTGGAGTTACTGATACAGGACCTGGGATAGCACCCGAATATCAAGAGCAAATTTTCAAAATTTTCCAAACTCTTGAGGCTAGAGATACTCAAGAAAACACAGGAATCGGATTGGCTATAGTCAAAAAAATAGTAGAATCCGAAGGGGGAAAAATCCAGGTTCAGTCTGATGTAGGAAGAGGAGCAACTTTCAGTTTTACATGGTGTAAAGAACCTAGAGACTACTAA